A genomic stretch from Halichoerus grypus chromosome 7, mHalGry1.hap1.1, whole genome shotgun sequence includes:
- the VAX1 gene encoding ventral anterior homeobox 1 isoform X2, with the protein MFGKPDKMDVRCHSDAEAARVSKNAHKESRESKGAEGNLPAAFLKEPQGAFSASGAADDCNKSKSNSAADPDYCRRILVRDAKGSIREIILPKGLDLDRPKRTRTSFTAEQLYRLEMEFQRCQYVVGRERTELARQLNLSETQVKVWFQNRRTKQKKDQGKDSELRSVVSETAATCSVLRLLEQGRLLSPPGLPALLPPCATGALGSALRGPSLPALGAGAAAGSAAAAAAAAPGPTGAASPHPPAVGGAPGPGPAGPGGLHAGAPAAGHGLFSLPVPSLLGSVASRLSSAPLTMAGSLAGNLQELSARYLSSSAFEPYSRTNNKEGAEKKALD; encoded by the exons atgttcgGGAAACCAGACAAAATGGACGTTCGGTGCCACTCGGACGCAGAGGCTGCCCGGGTCTCGAAGAACGCGCACAAGGAGAGCCGGGAGAGCAAGGGTGCGGAGGGGAACCTCCCTGCCGCCTTCCTCAAGGAGCCGCAGGGCGCCTTCTCCGCGTCGGGTGCCGCGGACGATTGTAACAAAAGTAAATCCAATTCGGCCGCCGACCCGGATTATTGCCGCCGGATCCTGGTCCGAG ATGCCAAGGGTTCCATCCGAGAGATCATCCTGCCCAAGGGCCTGGACCTGGACCGGCCCAAGAGGACGCGCACGTCCTTCACCGCTGAGCAGCTCTACCGGCTGGAGATGGAGTTCCAGCGCTGTCAGTACGTGGTGGGCCGAGAGAGGACCGAGCTCGCCCGGCAGCTTAACCTCTCCGAGACCCAG GTGAAAGTCTGGTTCCAGAACCGGCGCACGAAGCAGAAGAAGGACCAGGGCAAGGACTCGGAGCTGCGCTCGGTGGTGTCGGAGACGGCGGCCACGTGCAGCGTGCTGCGGCTGCTGGAGCAGGGCCGCCTGCTGTCGCCGCCCGGCCTGCCCGCGCTGCTGCCGCCTTGCGCCACCGGCGCGCTCGGCTCCGCGTTACGCGGGCCCAGCCTGCCGGCCCTGGGCGCCGGAGCCGCTGCGggctcggccgccgccgccgcggccgccgccccgGGTCCCACCGGCGCCGCGTCCCCGCACCCGCCGGCCGTGGGCGGCGCTCCGGGCCCCGGGCCCGCTGGGCCAGGGGGACTGCATGCGGGCGCGCCGGCTGCCGGCCACGGCCTCTTCAGCCTACCGGTACCATCGCTGCTCGGCTCGGTCGCCAGCCGCCTATCCTCCGCCCCGTTGACAATGGCCGGTTCGCTGGCCGGGAATTTGCAAGAACTCTCCGCCCGATACCTGAGCTCCTCGGCCTTCGAGCCTTACTCCCGGACCAACAATAAAGAAGGGGCCGAGAAAAAAGCGCTGGACTGA
- the VAX1 gene encoding ventral anterior homeobox 1 isoform X1 → MFGKPDKMDVRCHSDAEAARVSKNAHKESRESKGAEGNLPAAFLKEPQGAFSASGAADDCNKSKSNSAADPDYCRRILVRDAKGSIREIILPKGLDLDRPKRTRTSFTAEQLYRLEMEFQRCQYVVGRERTELARQLNLSETQVPGNSEENNERFKRG, encoded by the exons atgttcgGGAAACCAGACAAAATGGACGTTCGGTGCCACTCGGACGCAGAGGCTGCCCGGGTCTCGAAGAACGCGCACAAGGAGAGCCGGGAGAGCAAGGGTGCGGAGGGGAACCTCCCTGCCGCCTTCCTCAAGGAGCCGCAGGGCGCCTTCTCCGCGTCGGGTGCCGCGGACGATTGTAACAAAAGTAAATCCAATTCGGCCGCCGACCCGGATTATTGCCGCCGGATCCTGGTCCGAG ATGCCAAGGGTTCCATCCGAGAGATCATCCTGCCCAAGGGCCTGGACCTGGACCGGCCCAAGAGGACGCGCACGTCCTTCACCGCTGAGCAGCTCTACCGGCTGGAGATGGAGTTCCAGCGCTGTCAGTACGTGGTGGGCCGAGAGAGGACCGAGCTCGCCCGGCAGCTTAACCTCTCCGAGACCCAGGTACCAG gaaatagtGAAGAAAATAATGAACGATTCAAACGCGGGTAG